The following DNA comes from Diceros bicornis minor isolate mBicDic1 chromosome 12, mDicBic1.mat.cur, whole genome shotgun sequence.
AAATCTAGGAAGAAAATTAGGCAAATATGGTATCCTGAAAGACAAGTgtttcaaagaaaagagaattcaagTTTGTCAAATGCTGTTCATTGGTCAAGTGACTGAaatctaaaaaggaaaataaatgcaaaaacactatataaatttttGAACAAAGACTTGGCTAAGAAAACCAAGTACTATATTAATAGTAGGGCAGTCTAATCTTCACTACACCAAAATATTAAATACCACTTATTATTACACAATTCTTATATAAAACATACCCCAAAATGTCTACTTTTTAACTGGTAAATTATCAACTACTgaataattttgattttaattctttcaaaaCTAGGTGACCACTTTAAACTTACATTGTTTCCCCGACTAGCTATTACATGTTCTCTGTTATATAATAACTATCCATTCTAATTAGCAATGTTAAAAGTTTTTttagcatctttttctttttttttgtaaaacatTTCCTTCTGTACAAGGTATTTTTTGTAAACAGCTAATTCAGAATTAGTCAGAATTTAAACATTAAGTTTTGGACCTCTTTGTTTTTTAGCAAACATGAACGCAGTAAAAATCACAATGGCTTTTGAGGGGGACcaaatttcttattctttttattttctgtgttgttATAGACTTTAGGCATTGTCTTCTATAAACTATATCTTGGAACGGTAAGTTTAGGACTACAACTCTAGAAAACAAACTATTATGAAACACATTTTAGAGCTACAAGAAAGGGGGTTGATTATTCaaaattaaagtttaaataaACCCCATGTTCTAAAcctgatataaaatataaaaaaagaaaattcctttattttaaaaaatgcattctaAACTGATTTAAGTATCCTCAACCTCTTAAATATCATGAATCCCTACTGACAAAGGGTGGTTTATTAGTTTCACTAATTTCTCTGGAGGCTTTCCTTTACTACATTGGTAAAAGTGAAAATCAACCTTAAATACAAGAATAATCAGAAACAAGCCAAGCATTACAGCTTATATAaccaaataaaatatctaagCTCCCCTCCATAGCTATTTGGAGTAAGGCAACATGATCTCAAAATGGTGGCTGAGTGttgataaaataaaatggcaTTTTATTTACTCTCTACATCCCATCCTTACAAATTTCtccatatatttatacatatacatataaatgtatgtatgtatgtatgtaaaaaagaaagaataagagagagagagtgagtgcgtgtatatatatgtgtgttttaaaCTTTGCTTCTCCTAGGACACAAAGCAAGGTGTTGTGGTGGCATTACTCAGGCTTGTGAAGCTACAATGGTGCATAACATAGTTCAGCATAAATTAATTCTTAATCATAGGTTTTTGCAGGTTCTTACTCCTTACCAGCCAGAATTATACAAGGAGATCAGTGtatttagttttaaaaggaaTTGTGGAAATTAAAACTAAGTGAATACTTTCCTTTGAGATTAGATGTTTACCGACACTTCAGAGAAAATGCTGGCCTTTTAACCCAGAGTCTAACCTGTCTTGATTCTGTAAATTAGAGTGAGTATATCACTGCATATCCCTGGTATCTAACTGCTTATAAATGACAAGATTGAGCATATGACGAGTTGGACAGAAAAATATTAGATCACTAAAAGTAGACTCTATCTTCCCCTCTCTGTCTGCTGAAAACACAACCCAAAACTCGAGAAGTGCTTGGTACACTAAAATTTAATCTAGAAAAGGCAATAACTTAgccatttagggaaaaaaaaggcaataaagaAACAGACCTTGATATTTCAAGATCTCTACAGGCAGGGCATCTCTAAATGTATATGAAAGAACAActcagaggaagaagggagaaataaTGTATTACTAAATGGTTTAGCATCGAAGCTGTGGCTAAATGTTTCCTCACAAAACGTCTTACCGGGTCTTGAAAAACAAGAAGTCACAAAGAAAAACCAACACATCTTTATAAAATACCaaaatttagccttaaaaaaaaaaaaactataaattatACTCTACTGAACATATAAATTATCTCCCCAAAAGTTACTGTTAAAAAAAACACTCTATGACAATTTCTATTTAAGTCCCAGGAAAGGAAAACCAACAATGGTGTTAATTAAGTAAGCAAAACAAGAAAACTTTCCTAAAGACACAAGCCAGATTCCAACAGTCCTCAAGGCCTGGGTCTCTCAGTGATTTATGACCAAATATGATAGGATCTCAACCGCGCAAGTAAAGCActtgatattcttccctttggACATGAAATGTTCACTTCAAAGTTTTCTGTGTACTTTTCAACTGAATTCACGTTTTAATattacaaaatttttatttctgttggatAAAAATATTCACTACAAGAAAAGTAATTAGGTTACTAGCACATAGTCATTTTCTCTAGCTCTGCAGATTTCCATAAATGTACTGCCTTAGTTACTTTCCTATTACTTTGGTTTCCTCATATCCCAAAGACATTATATATTgcgattaacaaaaaaaaaagttaatgcatGCACTTGGCTGCTGATTGTCAAATGTACTTTTTGGACCAAACAAAGAAGTAATACAGACAAACTGAGCTGGACAGAGAAATTTAAATAGggaggggaaaacaaaaaaaacccaccaccaccacatctAGTTCCTGAATAAACGATCCCCCAGCACTCCAGAAATTATGGTAAGTAGAAGTAACACGTCAACACATATTGAATTCTCACAGTAAAAATTTGATACAGGCTCTATTAACATTTCAAATTAGTTCATTTGGCTACCTTGAACACAGTGGTTCTAAACTCTGGATGAATAATGGAATCACCAGCTTTAAAGAATACTGATGCCCAGGTTCCATCTCCACAAattcttatttaattaatttgagGTATGTCCTGAgcatgaaaatttttaaagctcCACAAGTGATTTTATGTGCAGCCATAGCTCAGAACCACTAAATGACATAAACTGAAGACAGTAATTTAGGTGCTCTGTAGTATATGaatagacacatacacacacacatacacacgttcAAAAAACTTGGTCATTCTTCTTGGAAGCAACCTCTTGATATCCTAGGATCACTAATTCTCTCACAAGCTTATCCAAGAGCAACATGAAAATAACTTTAACTTTGCTGCCCATACGTGTTTTATAAATTAGAAATTTGATTTAGTGGAATATTTCATAACTAACACTCACCTAAGAAGCGGACAGAAGTACTAACCAAGAATCCAGGTCTCACAAAAATATTTCCTGTAGAATCTGGACTGTATATTTTACTGCCAGCCTAAGTTCTATTAtcatttacttctttctttacaatttttcttAACATAAGAATAAATTTGCATTCCAAGGATTTTGCGGGTTAAAGTGCATTTTCAATCATTTTCACAGTGACCATTTTTTTTACAACTTTGAAGTATAAGTAATGTACAATAAACTGCATAAAGTACACAATTTTataagttttgatatatgtatatacccatgAAACTGTTGCCACAATTAAGAAACATTTTTATCGCTCTTTTATAAGTTTTCACGCACCCCTCTGTAATctaatccatccctccctctacTCTTATCCCCAGGCATCTGCTTTCTGCCACTATAGATGACTTTGAATTTTCTAGGattttatgagtgaaatcatacattatgataaaaaatgagtttttatctggcttatttcactcagcaaatgattttgagattcaaccatttgttgtgtgtttcagaatttccttccttcttattgCTGAAGGATATTCCTATCAATGCTCTTGATTACCATATTGTATAACTAACATGATTTCTTGGCAGAGAAAACTGTGAGAAGCTAACAAAAGCTTCTAAATGTTGGTATCAATGGTTTTTGGAAAAAATCGGTTTGGGGATACCCATTTTAGCTTTCACTTTACCACCTACTTAAGCAAGTCACTTATCTGTCTCAGACATCTTCTCTAGAAAATGGGGCTATACCACCTCACCTATGTAATTCACCTTAGATGAGTGCTTAAGGACTTTCTGACTTCTAAGACCTAATGATTCTATTGAGACAGGTAAACCTTCTAGAAAGACAACAATGCCCTTTTGTTTACatactgtctgtggctgcttctgAGCTACAACAAGAAAGCTGAGTACTTGTGACAGAAACTGTATGGCTGTCAAGCCTAAAATATCTGGCCTCTTAGAAAAAAGTTTACCAACCTGTTCTGAGTGATCATGAAATGTTCTTGGAGCAAGCCAAAAAATCATTTGTAGTGATGTTTAGATTTACTGACCGAAAAATCAttttactgttaaaaaaaattttttttgccacTTTGGCTGACAAGATCAAAGAAAAACTATAGAGATTTAAAAATCTCTGTGGCAGCAATAAATTCAGATGGTATGTAAGATACTAAAATCAAAAGACACATTATAAACCCCAGTTCAAGAAATAGTAGGAGTATATCAAGTTAAAGAAATACTATAATAGCTTTCTAGGAAAGTCTTGAAATAGGTATGTATGTTTTCATATTCCTGCCCAAGTGATAAATACTTAAAGACAAAATAATCACTACTGccagaataaaaaatgaatagcTTAGTACCAATGGCTGGTGAAACTTAGATATACAAGTATACCTATCACACCTTTCTAATCTGTCAGATTTTTGATCTAGGAACAATCAGAGGAAGGCCATAGAACACAATGGTTAAGAAAATGGACTTTAGGGTCAGACAAACCAAAGTCAATAAAGGTCATCAGCATTATTTTATAGTAACTGAAGAAAATCTCCtccaaatgtattttgaaaaaattatttttttaaagaaattatcttttaaattaaaattaaagtcatCATGGAACTACAAATACTAAAAAATCCTAAGAAACTCAAGAAGGGAATATGTGAGAGAAGCTGCCAGCTAAAAAAATGCTTTCatcattagaagaaaagaaataaatgtctattataGGATGTAATAGAAGCACTTATTTTGATTATTCATCTGAAAATAAATCTGGTTAGCTAATTCAGTGGTCTGGGTTTTCTCTTTCTAATTACAAGTTggtgcttttttcccccaaaagacaTATACCAGGTCATTAAAAGTCTGATCTGGCAGTCATCCGGAGCACAAACTGAATAACTTCAAGAAAAACCATGTAGATGCTAAAATTGGCGCTATAATGACTGTGAAACCACAAGGAAAAGCAGCATTGTTTTGTAAATAACCAAgatcaaattaaaaattatttgtgggCTCAAGGACAGAGAGAGCACACTAGGGTCTTTAGGAACAATATAGTAGTATAATTAAGATACATTGCCTCCTATATCTTACTGCCTATAAAGATGACTAGATGAGACAGTTTTGTTCtatgttgtttaatctcaatTCTTGGTCTCTATTTAGCATCTCTATCATTGCCTTGTGCATTCTGACCAAACGCCAAGAATTCTGAGATCCATCCAAAATGGAGTAGTGACCAACTTGTCTGTGCAATCACCTTATTGCCCCATTTTGTTCTTCTGAGCCAGCTACCAGGACCCTAAGGCTGGTTTCCAGACTCTATCCACATTGGGAGTATTCAAATTTTCAGAAGATTCTGTCTCTGAAAACGGATTCTAGGAAAACAGTCTTTTCCTATTATTCTTATTATCTTAGCAAAGAAGACTATTACATAAAACCAATCTGAATGTATGGTTAATATGTAATGGAAAATATAGTTTACAAAGGGAAATGAAATTGAACTCACCTGTCCACTTTTCCCTATTTCCAGCTCCATTATGGCAACAGGGGTATGTATTTGAGCTGAGTGCCTTGACTGTGATTTGCCATCAACTCTCCAGCTCAGGCCCCGAAGCCCACTGTCCCAGCGGCTCTGGTTCATGAGGCTCTCTCGGATTTTTGTCTTATGGCTCTTCCAGAATTTGGAAATGACAGCAGCTTGGTCAGATGTGATCCCACCTTGCTTCTTTGTTTGAGCAGTCAAGAATGCCTCCAGTTGATTGAAATCCATGTCTGCAGATGCAATAGACTATaatgacagaaaaaataataaatttgaatttGGTAGATAACTAGAAAAAGATAGCTTCTTAACTTCTTAACATCATATTTTGAGTGATTTTTAATCACTGAATAAGCTTTCAAAAAGGGTCAGCAAGTAACAGTAATGAGAATAAGCTCTTCATAAGTACAAAAATATTCCCTTGGCAAAtactgaatatcagaaaagcTACTGCTGTTAAAAATTCCATGTCACTCAATTCTCTGTCAATAACCagaatctaatttttaaatatccagTTCCATAGtggagaaataataaatcaaagaaaaatgtaaaagcaaaataataaaagaggagaataaaattaattagttctctgatgaaatctcacataatttcaaagtgcCTTATAGTCAGGCTTGGTTTGATATACTGTAACTATACAACACCTTATCTGTAAGAAGCACTAAgtaaattttgttaaataaatgcattattttaGCTTTGTAGCTTATCTTCAGTCAAATAGATCTTTCACAACACTCCTACTCCCAAATTGTATACTACTTTATGCTTTTccataaattttcaaaatttaatggCCACTGCTGTTCTGAGAACAGTAAGCAGCTAAACTAAAGTAAGAAATCATTGGAGGGCTGGGGCGACAGAGCCTTGGAGAGGACAGTGACGCTTAATGATTTGGTCCCAGGACAAGCTTTCCCTTGCCTCTTCTTTGGTATATCCTTATCCTCTCCTGGCCATGGGGGTTGGCATGAGCTCCAAACCAGACAAATCACAGTACCCTCCTTTCTCTGAGCACAATGATTGATCCAAATAAATCTCCCAATTTTGAGCAGGAGGAGAAATGGTCTTGCCTCTTGGGGTCATGGTAACAGAAGGATTTGAGGCTGAGATTAAAGACAGGCTCTTTGATCTTTTGGCAAAGGCCTGATTGCAATAAAACAGAATGACACCAAGCAGAGATGAGAGTGGGTTCTAATGGAGTGATATCTCGTTCTCTAATCCCCAAGGCCCTGGTTCCTGCAGATCTTCCTTCAATTCTGTATGTTACCTCAGCATCCTTTCCACCTACACAccaaaaaattccatttattgtTCAAGATAATTAAGTTGTCTTGCTATCATTTGAAACCAAGAGTCCTGATTAAACTTGGGTAGTAGCAGTGAGCACAGAAGAATGTAAAGGTAGACAGTGTACAGGCAGAATATAGGTAAAGTAGGACTTTCTACAAACATGCTGCCTTTTATTCCTCCattaatacaaaaaaattatatgataaatattacaactttacaataaataaatattacaacAGATTAAAGTTATTTCACATTATAATTCAATACACATTTACTGAATACCTGCCTATGTACCAGGTATGAGGACCCGAAATCTCTGGCTATGCCACTCAATAGAAGCATTAATTTGTATAATAAACTATAATTAAGTCAAATTATTTCCATCGACACTTTGCTTTATAATATCACATCACAACTCAGGTGATTTGTATCATTCTTTTCCTTAAATCACATTGAGATATCTATTCTGATTTAACTTCACTTGTGACAGAAGTTATTTTGGTTGGGTTCCAGTCAATAGTATCTTGAACTGGGGTCAAATCATCCAAATTTAGAATAATCAGAAATTAAATGAGGAATTGATTTTGGTTCGAGTTCAAAGTCctcaattttcatttaattcaagaaatatttgaatagCTACCACGGAACAGACACTGCTCAAGGCATGCCATCTCCATCTACCAGTAACCTACGCTGGCAGCCTGGTACTTACTTATCCTCAattcttccctttcctccacaacTTGAATGAGTGGTTCTCAACagtggctgcacattagaatcatgaagtacatttaaaaaatatcagtgcCCAGACTCCataccagaaattctgatttctaGAAATTCTAGAGTGAGGCCCGGGCAGTGGTATTCTTTAAAAGCTTCCTAAATGATTCTAATGGGCAATAAAGGTTAAGAACTAATGCCTATAACCTTTCAATCATCAAGTACTACCGATTTTTATATCTGAAATAATTCTCTAATAATGTCCCCTCTGCTGTGTACCCACTACCTGGTAGAGGCCCTTGCTATCTTGCACCTGAACTAGGCTTGTACCTCCTCAAGTCTATGATCCCGTCACTTTCCCATTTAAAGCTATCCAATACCTGGTTATTACCTGCCGCAGTGGTTATCAGTCAGgatgttatgaaacattttactaTGAGGTATGAATAAGTTACAAGTAATgttattattagtagtaaaaGTACTGAAGtttgtaaagatttatttttacatgTATAAAGTGGAGGGTTTTCAAGGTTATCCTTATAGTAACaatttcctccctcattttaattgtttccttgaatggaagaaaaaaaggaaaatgacaaacacaACAACTCTGCATGGAAATATATCATGCAAGTATTACTATCTGTTAAGTGTGTGACAGaggaataaaaaattgaaaactggTAAACTAAGATAGTGGTTCTCAACAAGGTAGTATTGCTCCCAAAGGCACTAGAGAAATTTTAGGGGCTATGTTTGGTTTCCTAGTGACTGGAGTGCTCTTGGCATCTAGAGAGTGGGAGCTAGGGATGCTGGGTATCCTACAATGCTCAAgaaagcaggggttggcaaactctgTAAAGGTGTTACCATCTCTGTTatgtattcttcctttttttggtcCAACtctctaaaaatgtaaaaaccattcttagctcatgggctatacaaaaataggcagtgtgggggccggcccagtggcatagtggttaagttcacgcactctgcttcagcggcccaagattcacaggttcagatcccaggcatggacctacgcaccacttatcaagccatgctgttgcggcatgccacatacaaaatagaggaagatgggcacagacgttagctcagggctaatcttcctcagcaaaaagaggaagattggcaatggttgttagcttagggccaatcttccacaccaaaaaaaaaaaaaaggcagtgtgGCCtgcaggatatagtttgccaacccctgctcaaGCAATCTCACAGAACAAACTGACCCATGTCCCACGTGACTTGGCAATGTCCCATCTAACATTATGTGGAAAAGTCTGTTTACAATTACTTGATCCTAGAAActaatcttttatctttttacataaaaaagtattttttgcaCAGTTTTAATAAACACCAAATTTTCCAATAATGCAACTAATATAACTTGTACTTTGGTTTGGTCAGAACTTTACAAACAGGTTGTTGAGCATTTTAGAAAATCTCATTACCAGTGGCAATACCATTTAAAGTATCTTAACTACCAGTACAATACATCTATATACATCTGCATTGATTGCTGCACATTGACAGTGATTCTACATATAGGTGCTAGTATCAGATTAATCTATCATATGTACTAATGCAGTAATGCTtgcacatttacattttaaaatacacatttcaaattactttattattttatttttctcattaactTTCCTTTATATTACACTTATGTCATCATATTGATTTGTTAGAAATTAGGCgtgttaattttattatatatgaatTATAATTATACATGCATCTCATTTAAGGATAACAAAGGGAcatcagaaaatatttactttaaaaaggaGACATCGAGTCTGataggtttgagaaccactgaagatCAAGTCCAAGCTGAACACAACAGGTCCTTCAAGATCTGAGCTGACTTATCTTTCAGTTTTAGTGCCTCATATCTTGCTACTTCCTGCCTTTCACACTTGCTGCTCGAACAGCACTAACCTGTTTGTAATTCCCCTACTGCTATCCTAGTATGCTGCTTCTTTCTATGTGCCTCTGTTCATGCTATTCTAACTGCCTGAAATGTCCTTCCATCACCACCTTCACCAGATTAACTTCTATTCACCATTCAAGACTCAGTTCAAGCATGGCTTCCAGTATTCCTCCTTCCCTAGTAGGGGCCCTTTCTATTCCAAAAATATCCTAATGTCGCTATCACTGTGCTTACCTCAATCCAACGAAATTATCTGTGTATAAGTCTACTTCACCCAACAGATTCTAATCTTTGAGGACAGAGTCTACGTATCTCTGCAAATACAGCATCTAACACAACTCCTTGAATTTATGTTCTAACAAGCACTCACAACCATCAACAACTTTTTAAAcccaaaataataaatgttgcaGATGAACTTTAAGCCTAGAATTATTTAAAGCTACCAACTTCTTGCTTTACAAAATCTTCCCATGTATATCAAAACCATAAACTCCTAGATAAGGGTAGAAAATAATCCCAGGATACTGATTTCTGTTTGCCTAATCTATCTTTGCAAATTAACAAGGGGCTCAGAGCCAAAGGAAATTTAGGCTAGGAAATCAGGGCAAAGGaaaaatttgaatgaaagataaaaatgtaaaCCACTGTGTTATTAACAAAGCTGTTGCTGCCAGAATATAATCATAGAGCAACCCCACATGGTGTGACTGGTGATGGGCAGTCTGGAGAAACTGCTGGTCTCCTAGCCAACATTAGCAATATGCCAAAAATGTACTTGATTGAAATATGATGATCCAGTAACTATTACAAACGTTAAAAATTAGTAATTATCAGTTCCAAAACAGAAAtttcaaacaaacacaaaaagtgaggtagcagagaaaggaaaagagaagtaaaAGCATGCCAAGTTGTTCCTGGCTacttcagagaaaagaaacagattGATATatatgcaattcctatcaaaatcctagcaagattttttgtaaatataggcaaaattattctaaaatttatacggaaggGCAAAGAAAGGAGAGtagataaaacaattttgaaaaagaaagaggaattaGTCTTCTCCATTTCAAGACTTAtatatagctatagtaatcaagattcTGGTATTTGCAGAGGGATAGATACAGAGACCAAAAGAACAGAATAAACAACACACAAATAGACTCACACAAATATGGATAACTCATTTTtttacaaaggtgcaaaagcaattcaacgaAGGAAAGAATGTGCTCAAGCAAGTAGATAtcaataggttaaaaaaaaaacctcagggcCGGTctcatggcatagcggttaagagcatgagctccgctgctggcagcccgggttcagaccccgggcgcgcaccaacacaccgcttgtcaggccatgctgtggcagcatcccacataaagtggaggaagatgggcacggatgttagctcagggccagtcttcctcagcaaaaagaggaggattggcatggatgttagctcagggctgatcttcctcacacacacaaaaaaagcttaattaaaaaaaaaaaaccctggggccggcccggtggcgcaagcggttgaatgcgcgcgctccgctgcggcggcccggggttcgctggttcggatcccgggcgcgcaccgaagtactgcttggtaagccatgctgtggcggcgtcccatataaagtggaggaagatgggcaccgatgttagcccagggccgtcttcctcagcaaaaaaagaggaggattggcggatgttagctcagggctgatctcctcacaaaaaaaaaaaaaaaaaaaaaaaaaaaaccctatctgggccagccccgtggcttagtggttaagtgcgcgtgctccgctgctggcggcctgggttcggatcccaggcgtggaccgatgcaccgcttctccggggccatgctgaggccgcgtcctacatacagcaactggaaggatgtgcagctgtgacatacaattatctactggggctttgggggaaataaataaataaataaataattaaaaaaaaaaaaaacctatctgGAATTGGGTGGCCAGGCTGttcctcctagtctgtcttagtctggaagctccaccgaAACTTGTCTGCCACTGGTGACCCTTCTGGTATTTGACATACTCGTGGCAGAGCTTTCACCATCACAGTAACAtgtagctgccacagtatgacaactgacagaccagtgatgtggttccctgacccggaagggaacctgggctgctgtagtgagagcgctgaatcttaaccactaggcccccaGGGCTAGCTAAATAACAAAGACAGGATCTACAAGGTAgaattcatctttaaaataataatttaccaACTTTTTAACTAAGAGTGAGAAAGCTACCATGGATTATATCTTAAGCAACAGGCATCTATGTAATAACTAAATAACTACTGAGGCACCTatgtaataattaaaaaagaatgtaaaaataactTAATTGTCAGCATctatttgttttaaatgaataaaatactacgtatcaaaactgtaaaaaaaaaaaagaaaaaaaacctgtaaGGACTTCTGTGGCCCCCAGATTTAAGTTCTAATTCTTCAATATGGTTTACTAGGCAAATCACGATCAGCCACCGCCTCTACCTCTCTAGCTTCATTTCTCTTCATCTCCCCCTACGTCTCATAATCTTCCACTCATTCCTTCTCCCTTCCATCCATACCGAACTCCTTTTAGCTGCTAAACATGCCCTTCTTTCTCTATCCTCTGGGGCTTTGCCTATATTGTTCCTTCTGTCTAGAATACCTTAGCTGCTATTCCCTCAACCTCTTTTGTTGACACCACCTTGTTTTTCAGGCTTTATACAGATCTTACTTTAtacaggaagccttccctgaacccCCAAATCAGAGACAGGGGTCTCTTTCTAGTCTGCATAGTAAACTATGGTTTACTATGTGATATTTATCACAATGTATGGTAACTGCCAGGCCCATATCTCACTCCAAAAAGTAAGTGCTTTAATAGGGCAGAAAACTTGCCCCTcttgtttaatatttaatttctagGGCACATAGTAGGCGATCAGTAAATATatgctgaatgagtgaatagcTGGATGAGCATGGAATCTGGAACCCAAAAAAACCTGTTCCTGACCACTCACTTGACATTGAGATAGTCTTTTAGTCTTGTtgtacctcaatttcctcatttataatatGGAGATATAATATAGAATACGGCAACTTAAAAACTTAGCTCTAAAATTCTTTGACTCTTCTTCCACTGAGAGTTAAGAGTCTATATCCCACCCCCTAGAATATGGGCTGTGTGCTGCTTGACCAAAAGATCATGGTAAtcccaactacatgacattctggaaaaggcaaaactatgaagataataaaaagatcagtggttgccagaggttgggaggagaggaagggatgaataggtggagcacagaggatttttcaGACAGTGCAACTACTCTATGTGATAGGATAATGGTCAAAATCCATAAAATGTATAAcagcaagagtgaaccctaatgtaaactatggactttgagtaatGTTGGTTCAttggttgtaacaaatgtaccactctggtataGGATGTTGATTgcgggggaggctgtgcatataTGGGGACAGGGTGTTATACGGGAACTCTAtgctttccactcaattttgctgtgaacctaaaactgctctaaaaactaaagtcctttttttaaaaaaaaaaaaaaaaaaagtgaactaaAAAAAAGACCATGGCAGAGTGAGGCTGTGCCAATTTTCTGGCTCGGATTTTAGGAAACTGGCAACTTCCATTTTGTCTCTCTTGAGAAGCTTGCTCTTAGAACCCAGGCACCATGCTGTAGGCAGCTTATGGAAAGCCTTCGTCAAAAGGACTGTGGCCTCCAGCCCTCAGCCTGTCACTAAGCTCCCAGCCAATA
Coding sequences within:
- the COMMD1 gene encoding COMM domain-containing protein 1 isoform X2 is translated as MQSIASADMDFNQLEAFLTAQTKKQGGITSDQAAVISKFWKSHKTKIRESLMNQSRWDSGLRGLSWRVDGKSQSRHSAQIHTPVAIMELEIGKSGQASEFLCLEFDEIKVNQVLKKLSEVEESISTLMQPA
- the COMMD1 gene encoding COMM domain-containing protein 1 isoform X1, whose amino-acid sequence is MAGEPEGCKPLSGLLNGLAQDGFYGHPGITEELLRSQLYPEVPPEEFRPFLAKMRGILKSIASADMDFNQLEAFLTAQTKKQGGITSDQAAVISKFWKSHKTKIRESLMNQSRWDSGLRGLSWRVDGKSQSRHSAQIHTPVAIMELEIGKSGQASEFLCLEFDEIKVNQVLKKLSEVEESISTLMQPA
- the COMMD1 gene encoding COMM domain-containing protein 1 isoform X3; translated protein: MDFNQLEAFLTAQTKKQGGITSDQAAVISKFWKSHKTKIRESLMNQSRWDSGLRGLSWRVDGKSQSRHSAQIHTPVAIMELEIGKSGQASEFLCLEFDEIKVNQVLKKLSEVEESISTLMQPA